CTATATTTTCGGCAATAATAACCATCTCATAGCCTTGGGCGCTTAAATTTTTAATTAAATCCTCAGCTTCTTCCAGGTTTTTGCAGTCAAAGAGCTTAAATCCAAGTGATATTAACGGCAAAAGTTCTTTTTTATTCCCCAAAGCCGCTAGTTTTTTGTCTTCCATCTCGATTTTAGCCTCTCTCATGCGTCAAATGGTCCTATCCTCGCCTTAATTTCTTCTGAGGAAAGATTGTGTAGCTTACCAACAAAGATTGTTCTAAGATTTCTAATCTCATTGTTTTTTGAGAAAACATATCTCAAAATAGGCTCATATCCAAAAGCGGTGTATTTTGCACATGACAGATATTTCAAAAGCACAAGACAACACCTCTTTTCTATCTCGTAATCAAAGCTCTTAGAATCCTCTGTTCCTATGCCAGCTAAGATATCATAGGGTGTAAATTTTAAGCGCTGTGACAATTTATCTATTTGCTCTTTATAAGTTTCAACGAAAAATGTCTTATCCATGAACCCCCCATCTATAAATAATTGACTGAATAAATCGGCTTGGGTATTCTCGTCTGCCAAATCTTGACGGGCAGGATTGTTTCTGCGCCTTACAAGAGTTTTAATATTAATTAAATCGATTTCTGTTTTAAAAAACCCGTTTGCAAACGAAACTTCTTTTGTAACATTCAATATCTGCTCATATAATTTCTTATCCAGAAACGTATCGA
This genomic interval from bacterium contains the following:
- a CDS encoding V-type ATPase subunit; amino-acid sequence: MISPKVSIKKSPGFTFAVAKIRFWESKLLTTSIFYQLADSKDLPQLQSILNPTAYASKIALPDFDDSMDSEEFATLKELKSFLKDYKFIMPFFYKRDFHNLKLIAKSKYTNVEADWLKEGFISKEIAIKVIAEQDLTSLPKIYRGFINQIWNMYEKTDHWQIFDTFLDKKLYEQILNVTKEVSFANGFFKTEIDLINIKTLVRRRNNPARQDLADENTQADLFSQLFIDGGFMDKTFFVETYKEQIDKLSQRLKFTPYDILAGIGTEDSKSFDYEIEKRCCLVLLKYLSCAKYTAFGYEPILRYVFSKNNEIRNLRTIFVGKLHNLSSEEIKARIGPFDA